In one window of Brassica rapa cultivar Chiifu-401-42 chromosome A07, CAAS_Brap_v3.01, whole genome shotgun sequence DNA:
- the LOC117126420 gene encoding putative polyol transporter 1 yields MSSSGIEKGVVTAEAEAPRGNRSRFAFACAILASMTSIILGYDIGVMSGAAIFIKEDLKLSDVQLEILMGILNIYSLVGSGAAGRTSDWIGRRYTIVLAGAFFFCGALLMGFATNYPFIMVGRFVAGIGVGYAMMIAPVYTAEVAPATSRGFLSSFPEIFINIGILLGYVSNYFFAKLPVHIGWRFMLGVGAIPSVCLAIGVLAMPESPRWLVLQGRLGDAFKVLDKTSNTKEEAISRLNDIKRAAGIPEDMTDDVIVVPNRKSAGKGVWKDLLVRPTPAVRHILIACLGIHFAQQASGIDAVVLYSPTIFQKAGLKSKNDQLLATVAVGIVKTLFIVVGTCVVDRFGRRALLLTSMGGMFLSLTALGTSLTVIDRNPGHTLKWAIVLSVTMVMTFVATFSIGAGPVTWVYCSEIFPVRLRAQGASLGVMLNRLMSGIIGMTFLSLSKGLTIGGAFLLFAGVAAAAWVFFFTFLPETRGIPLEEMESLFGSYTANKKKNVTKEGKEVVEKH; encoded by the exons ATGAGTTCCTCTGGAATAGAGAAAGGTGTTGTCACTGCAGAAGCCGAGGCGCCGAGGGGGAATAGAAGCCGGTTTGCTTTTGCATGTGCAATCTTAGCCTCCATGACTTCAATCATCCTTGGTTACG ACATTGGAGTGATGAGTGGAGCTgcaatttttataaaagaagaTTTGAAACTGTCAGACGTACAGCTTGAGATTCTCATGGGAATTTTAAACATCTACTCCCTGGTAGGTTCAGGCGCCGCGGGGAGAACTTCTGATTGGATCGGGAGACGATACACCATAGTGTTGGCAGGAGCCTTCTTCTTTTGTGGTGCCCTTCTCATGGGGTTTGCCACAAATTATCCTTTCATTATGGTTGGCCGTTTTGTAGCTGGTATTGGCGTCGGTTATGCTATGATGATCGCACCGGTTTACACGGCTGAAGTTGCTCCTGCTACTTCTCGTGGTTTTCTCAGCTCTTTCCCTGAG ATATTTATCAACATTGGTATACTTCTTGGGTACGTATCGAACTACTTTTTCGCCAAGCTTCCCGTGCATATTGGGTGGAGATTCATGTTAGGTGTCGGAGCGATTCCCTCAGTGTGCCTAGCCATCGGAGTGTTGGCAATGCCCGAGTCTCCGAGATGGCTAGTCCTCCAGGGTCGCCTTGGGGATGCTTTTAAAGTCCTCGACAAAACCTCAAACACCAAAGAAGAAGCCATCTCTAGACTCAATGACATCAAACGGGCTGCCGGAATTCCCGAGGACATGACAGACGATGTTATAGTTGTTCCCAACAGGAAGAGTGCCGGAAAAGGCGTGTGGAAGGATCTTCTTGTCCGGCCAACCCCTGCTGTCCGACATATCCTAATAGCATGTCTCGGTATCCATTTCGCTCAGCAAGCCTCCGGAATTGACGCGGTCGTCCTTTACTCTCCGACCATCTTCCAAAAGGCTGGACTGAAATCCAAGAATGACCAGCTCTTGGCAACTGTCGCTGTTGGAATTGTCAAAACACTCTTTATCGTTGTAGGGACTTGCGTGGTCGACCGGTTTGGACGCCGTGCCTTGTTGCTCACGAGTATGGGCGGAATGTTTCTTTCATTGACCGCGCTTGGGACTAGTCTTACAGTCATCGACAGAAACCCAGGACACACGCTCAAGTGGGCTATTGTGCTTAGCGTTACAATGGTAATGACGTTTGTAGCAACATTCTCAATAGGTGCCGGCCCAGTGACGTGGGTCTACTGCTCAGAGATATTCCCTGTGAGGCTAAGAGCTCAAGGGGCAAGTTTGGGAGTGATGTTGAATAGATTAATGAGTGGTATTATCGGAATGACATTCCTATCGCTTTCTAAAGGTCTAACCATCGGTGGTGCATTCCTTCTCTTTGCCGGAGTTGCTGCTGCTGCATGGGTCTTCTTCTTTACTTTCCTTCCAGAGACACGAGGTATACCTTTGGAAGAGATGGAGAGTCTTTTCGGGAGCTACACtgcaaacaagaagaagaatgttACAAAGGAAGGTAAAGAAGTGGTTGAGAAACACTGA